Genomic window (Kosakonia sp. BYX6):
ACGTTGGTGGAAATCACCAGACCGATACAGGTCAACAGGCTACGCCAGTGTTTGCTGGCAATCTCTTTAAAGGAGACGCGCGGCCCGTCCTGAAGCCCCTGACGATCGCCCTGCTCTAACTTATCAACATGCTGCTGGAATGCCGGCGTCTCTTCCAGCGCATGACGCAGATAAAGACCAATCAGACCCAGCGGCAACGCGAGGAAGAACGGGATTCGCCAGCCCCACGCAAGGAAGTTTTCCTCGCCGACAATCGTCGAAAGCAGCACCACCACGCCCGCGCCGAGCACAAAGCCCGCAATCGAGCCGAAATCCAGCCAGCTTCCCATAAAGCCGCGTTTGCGGTCCGGGGAGTATTCCGCCACGAAGATTGACGCGCCGGTATATTCGCCACCGACGGAGAAGCCCTGCGCCATCTTACACACCAGCAGCAGGATCGGCGCCCAAATACCAATCGTTGCGTACGACGGAATAAGCCCGATACAGAAAGTACTGATCGACATTATCACGATGGTGATAGCGAGAATTTTTTGCCGTCCGTATTTGTCGCCCAGCATGCCGAAGAACAGGCCGCCCAGCGGTCGGATTAAGAACGGAACGGAGAAGGTCCCAAGCGCGGCAATCATCTGTACGCTGGGGTCCGCATCGGGGAAGAACACCTTACCAAGTGCGTAGGCCACAAAACCGTAAACACCGAAATCAAACCATTCCATGGCATTACCCAGCGAAGCAGCGGTAATGGCTTTGCGTAATTTCGCATCATCAATAATGGTGACGTCACGAAGGGTAATGGGTTTAATCTTTTTCCTTTTTAACATGCTTATATTCCTCTTAAGACTTTCGCCCTGAACCGCCCGGCTATCCTTCCCTTCCGGGCGTTTTTACGGCTTTTCAGCCATCCTGTTCAAGCGTAGCAGGTTTACTTACACTGGCTGTTCAAAGCCTGTACAACCGAACCTGTTGACGCCTGTTTGGGCAGTGAATGACCGGTCTACCCTAACAGAGTTAAAAAATGTGATCAAATTCACATAGTTTTAACCTGCAATCATCAACCGCCGTTTTTAACGTCCTCGTTCCTCTTTCATTCAAAAGAAAAAAACCGCTTTTTCCCCTGCGTTTTACAACTTGTTCACAGCCCTAAATAAATAAAGAAACATTGAGAAATCTTTACGCGAAATATGTGATCGGGATAACTAAAACACTGTTTCATTCTTATTGAATGGATATTCCAAAACACGCATGATACGCCCATCAACAGCAGCGTTAAGGATGGCATCGCGTAATAGGGCCGTGTAATTACTGCTATTTCGCGACAGTTCATAGTGAATGCTCTGACAACCGAATGCTTTAACACTTTGAAACTATTAAATATTAATTTTTAGCTTCCTCGTTCATTTTTATGACGAGCAGTGAGGATTCATTATGAAGATCAAGGCCACAATTGAACGTATTCCCGGTGGGATGATGCTGGTTCCGCTGTTGTTAGGGGCAATTCTTAATACACTGGCACCGGACACCGGCGCTTATTTTGGCTCATTCACCAAAGGCATGATTTCCGGCACGGTGCCGATTCTTGCGGTGTGGTTTTTCTGTATTGGCGCGTCGATTGATTTACGGGCGACCGGCACGGTATTGCGCAAATCCGGCACGCTGGTGCTGACCAAAATCGCCGTTGCCTGGCTGGTGGCAATGATTGCCGCGTCGTTTATTCCTGACACTGGCATTCAGACCGGTTTCTTCGCCGGGCTGTCTGTATTGGCGATTGTTTCCGCCATGGACATGACCAACGGCGGCTTGTATGCCAGCTTGATGAACCAGTACGGCAGTAAAGAAGAGTCTGGCGCGTTTGTGTTGATGTCGCTGGAATCCGGCCCGCTGATGACGATGGTGATCCTCGGTTCTGCCGGTCTGGCGTCGTTTGAACCGCACCATTTTGTCGGCGCGGTGCTGCCGTTCCTGATTGGTTTTGCGCTCGGCAACCTCGATCACGATCTGCGTGCGTTCTTCAGCAAAGCCACGCCGGTGCTGATCCCGTTCTTCGGTTTCGCGCTGGGTAACACCATTAATCTGAGCGTGATTATGGATACCGGCCTGCTGGGTATTTTCCTCGGCGTGGCGGTGATCATTATTACCGGTATTCCGCTGATCATTGCCGACCG
Coding sequences:
- the proP gene encoding glycine betaine/L-proline transporter ProP, which produces MLKRKKIKPITLRDVTIIDDAKLRKAITAASLGNAMEWFDFGVYGFVAYALGKVFFPDADPSVQMIAALGTFSVPFLIRPLGGLFFGMLGDKYGRQKILAITIVIMSISTFCIGLIPSYATIGIWAPILLLVCKMAQGFSVGGEYTGASIFVAEYSPDRKRGFMGSWLDFGSIAGFVLGAGVVVLLSTIVGEENFLAWGWRIPFFLALPLGLIGLYLRHALEETPAFQQHVDKLEQGDRQGLQDGPRVSFKEIASKHWRSLLTCIGLVISTNVTYYLLLTYMPSYLSHNLHYSEDHGVLIIIAIMMGMLFVQPVMGLLSDRFGRRPFVILGSIALFALAIPAFILINSNVIGLIFAGLLMLAVILNCFTGVMASTLPAMFPTHIRYSALASAFNISILIAGLTPTLAAWMVESTANLMMPAYYLMAVAVIGLLTGLTMKETANLPLKGATPAASDIQEAREILQEHHDNIEQKIEDIDEEIAQLQEKRTRLVQQHPEINE
- the kdgT gene encoding 2-keto-3-deoxygluconate transporter, with product MKIKATIERIPGGMMLVPLLLGAILNTLAPDTGAYFGSFTKGMISGTVPILAVWFFCIGASIDLRATGTVLRKSGTLVLTKIAVAWLVAMIAASFIPDTGIQTGFFAGLSVLAIVSAMDMTNGGLYASLMNQYGSKEESGAFVLMSLESGPLMTMVILGSAGLASFEPHHFVGAVLPFLIGFALGNLDHDLRAFFSKATPVLIPFFGFALGNTINLSVIMDTGLLGIFLGVAVIIITGIPLIIADRVIGGGNGTAGVAASSAAGAAVANPVIIAQINPAFEPVAASATALVAASVIVTAILVPIITALYARRFGKLPEHAAEAEKTAESASH